The following is a genomic window from Dermatophilaceae bacterium Soc4.6.
GGAGTACTCCAGCCACCGGAAGCGGTTGATGCCCCGGCGGAGGTCGCTCTCGTAGCGCCCGCGCAGCACGGTCCCCGTCAGGAGGTGGTCGAGGGCGGCGAGGCCGAGGAAGACCGCGATGGCCGCTGCGACGGAGACGTCGACCAGCTTCTCGGGGGTGGGCACCGCCGTCCCGGGGGGACCCGCCGGGTAGGACGAGGTCACGGTGATGGCAAAGCTGCCGGCCAGGGCGAGGACGGCCGCGGCCTGGGCCGCGTGCAGCACGGTGAGCCCGAGGTTCCAGCGGCGCAGTCCGGCCAGGGTGGTGTCGTCGACCCCGGTGGCGATGGCGCGGTTGGTCATGGAGTCCTCCGGGACGGCCTTCGTGGTGGGGTGTGTGGTGGTGCCCTCCCCATACCCGCTTGTGGCGGCTGACGCTGCGAACTGGGCCGACGGAGAGCCACATTCGCGGCGCCGACCGCAACAAGTCGGTATGAGGAGGGTCAGACGTCGCGGGGTCAGATGTCGCGGAAGACCTCGATGGTGGCGCCGAGGGCGTTGAGGCGCTCGGCGAGGTCTTCGTAGCCGCGGTTGATGACGTAGACGTTGCGCAGCACCGAGGTGCCGGGGGCGGCCAGCATCGCCAGCAGCACGACGACGCCGGGACGCAGCGCCGGGGGGCACATGACCTCGGCGGCGCGCCATCGGGTCGGGCCCTCGATGAGCACCCGGTGCGGGTCGAGCAGCTGCACCCTGGCGCCCACCTTGGTCAGCTCCGTGAGGTAGATCGCGCGGTTCTCGTAGACCCAGTCGTGCAGCATCGTCGTGCCCTGGGCCATGGCCCCGATGAGGGCGAAGAACGGCAGGTTGTCGATGTTGAGCCCGGGGAAGGGCAGCGGGTGGATCTTGTCGATGGGGGCGGTGAGCGGGCCGGGCACCGTGGTGAGGTCCACCAGGCGGGTGTGCCCGTTGGCCGAGGTGTACTCCGGGGTCATCTCGTACTGCATGCCCATGCCCTCGAGGGTCGCGAGCTCGATCTCCATGAACTCGATGGGCACGCGGCGGATGGTGATCTGCGACTCGGTGACGACGGCCGCGGCGAGCAGGCTCATGGCCTCGATCGGGTCCTCGGAGGGGGAGTACTCCACGTCGACGTCGACGACCGGCACGCCCGTCACGGTCAGGGTGGTGCTGCCGATGCCCTCGATGCGCACGCCCAGCTTCTCCAGGAAGAAGCACAGGTCCTGCACCATGTAGTTGGGGCTCGCGTTGCGGATGACGGTGGTGCCGTCGTGGCGCGCCGCGGCCATCAGCACGTTCTCGGTGACGGTGTCGCCGCGCTCGGTGAGCACGATGCCGCGCTGCGGCGAGCGGGTGCGGTCGACGCTGGCCTCGTAGAAGCCGTGGGTGGCGACGACGTCGAGCCCGAAGGGGCGCAGGGCCGCCATGTGCGGCTCGACCGTGCGGGTGCCGAGGTCGCAGCCACCGGCATACGGCAGCTCGAAGGCGTCGAGGTCGTGCATCAGCGGGCCGAGGAACATGATGACGGTGCGCGTGCGGCGCGCCGCCTCGATGTCGATGCCGGCGAGGTCGAGCACGGCGGGCGGCACGATCTCGAGGTCGTTGCTGTCGGGCAGCCAGCGGGTCTTGACGCCGATCGAGGCGAGCACCTCGAGGATGCGGTTGACCTCCTCGATGCGGGCGAGGTTGCGCAGGGTCGTGCGCCCGCGGTTGAGCAGCGAGGCGCAGAGCAGGGCGACGGCGGCGTTCTTGCTCGTCTTGACGTCGATGCTGCCGTGCAGCTTCTGACCGCCCACGATGCGCAGGTGCTGCGGGCCCGAGTGGCCGAGCGAGACGAACTCGGCCTCGAGGCTCTCGCCGATGCGCGCGAGCATCTCGAGGGTGAGGTTCTGCTGGCCCTGCTCGATGCGCGCGACGGCGCTCTGGCTGGTCTGCAGCGACGACGCGAGCTCGGCCTGGGTCAGCCCCTTGTGCCGACGGGCGTCCCGGATGAGGGTGCCGATCTTCACGAGGTAGGTGTCGGTGAGGGAGGCGGTCGCAGTCATTCCTGCACGCTATCTCATATATGAGATA
Proteins encoded in this region:
- a CDS encoding UDP-N-acetylglucosamine 1-carboxyvinyltransferase; the encoded protein is MTATASLTDTYLVKIGTLIRDARRHKGLTQAELASSLQTSQSAVARIEQGQQNLTLEMLARIGESLEAEFVSLGHSGPQHLRIVGGQKLHGSIDVKTSKNAAVALLCASLLNRGRTTLRNLARIEEVNRILEVLASIGVKTRWLPDSNDLEIVPPAVLDLAGIDIEAARRTRTVIMFLGPLMHDLDAFELPYAGGCDLGTRTVEPHMAALRPFGLDVVATHGFYEASVDRTRSPQRGIVLTERGDTVTENVLMAAARHDGTTVIRNASPNYMVQDLCFFLEKLGVRIEGIGSTTLTVTGVPVVDVDVEYSPSEDPIEAMSLLAAAVVTESQITIRRVPIEFMEIELATLEGMGMQYEMTPEYTSANGHTRLVDLTTVPGPLTAPIDKIHPLPFPGLNIDNLPFFALIGAMAQGTTMLHDWVYENRAIYLTELTKVGARVQLLDPHRVLIEGPTRWRAAEVMCPPALRPGVVVLLAMLAAPGTSVLRNVYVINRGYEDLAERLNALGATIEVFRDI